One Loxodonta africana isolate mLoxAfr1 chromosome 15, mLoxAfr1.hap2, whole genome shotgun sequence genomic window carries:
- the ACAD8 gene encoding isobutyryl-CoA dehydrogenase, mitochondrial isoform X1, whose product MTTMLWSGGRRLTVALGCLRGALWAQTQRALRQLVSCIDPSIGLNEEQKEFQKVAFDFATREMAPNMAEWDQKELFPVDVMRKGAQLGFGGVYVRTDVGGSGLSRLDTSVIFEALATGCTSTTAYISIHNMCVWMIDTFGNEEQRHTFCPRLCTMEKFASYCLTEPGSGSDAASLLTSAKRQGDHYILNGSKAFISGGGESDIYVVMCRTGGPGPKGISCIVVEKGTPGLSFGKKEKKVGWNSQPTRAVIFEDCAVPVANRIGSEGQGFLIAMKGLNGGRINIASCSLGAAHASVILTRDHLNVRKQFGEPLASNQYLQFKLADMATRLVASRLMIRNAAVALQEGREDAVALCSMAKLFATDECFAICNQALQMHGGYGYLKDYAVQQYVRDSRVHQILEGSNEVMRMIISRSLIQE is encoded by the exons CTTCCATAGGACTCAATGAAGAGCAGAAAGAATTTCAGAAAGTGGCCTTTGACTTTGCTACCCGGGAAATGGCTCCAAATATGGCAGAGTGGGACCAGAAG GAACTGTTCCCAGTGGACGTGATGCGGAAAGGAGCCCAGCTAGGCTTTGGGGGGGTCTACGTTCGAACAGATGTGGGTGGGTCTGGACTGTCACGGCTTGATACCTCTGTCATTTTTGAAGCCTTGGCTACAGGCTGTACCAGCACCACAGCTTACATAAGCATCCACAA CATGTGTGTCTGGATGATTGACACGTTTGGAAATGAGGAGCAGAGGCACACATTCTGCCCCCGACTCTGCACCATGGAGAAGTTTGCTTCCTACTGCCTCACTGAGCCAG GAAGTGGAAGTGACGCTGCTTCCCTTTTGACCTCAGCTAAACGACAAGGAGATCATTACATCCTTAATGGCTCCAAG GCCTTCATTAGTGGTGGTGGTGAGTCGGACATCTACGTGGTCATGTGCCGCACCGGAGGACCAGGCCCCAAAGGCATCTCATGCATAGTTGTTGAGAAGGGAACCCCTGGCCTCAGCTTTGGCAAGAAGGAGAAAAAG GTCGGGTGGAACTCCCAGCCAACACGAGCCGTGATCTTTGAAGACTGTGCTGTACCTGTGGCCAACAGAATTGGGAGTGAGGGGCAAGGCTTCCTCATAGCCATGAAAGGACTGAACGGAGGGAGGATCAATATTG CCTCCTGCTCTCTGGGAGCTGCTCATGCTTCAGTCATCCTCACCCGAGACCACCTTAATGTTCGCAAGCAGTTTGGAGAACCTCTGGCCAGTAACCAG TACCTGCAGTTTAAACTGGCCGATATGGCAACCCGGCTGGTGGCCTCACGGCTCATGATCCGTAACGCAGCCGTGGCCCTACAGGAGGGGCGAGAGGATGCTGTGGCCCTGTGCTCCATGGCCAAGCTCTTTGCCACGGACGAATGCTTTGCT ATCTGCAACCAGGCTCTACAGATGCACGGAGGATATGGCTACCTGAAAGACTATGCTGTTCAACAGTATGTGCGGGACTCCAGAGTCCACCAAATCCTAGAAG gTAGCAATGAAGTGATGAGGATGATTATTTCTCGAAGCCTGATTCAAGAGTAG
- the ACAD8 gene encoding isobutyryl-CoA dehydrogenase, mitochondrial isoform X3, whose amino-acid sequence MAPNMAEWDQKELFPVDVMRKGAQLGFGGVYVRTDVGGSGLSRLDTSVIFEALATGCTSTTAYISIHNMCVWMIDTFGNEEQRHTFCPRLCTMEKFASYCLTEPGSGSDAASLLTSAKRQGDHYILNGSKAFISGGGESDIYVVMCRTGGPGPKGISCIVVEKGTPGLSFGKKEKKVGWNSQPTRAVIFEDCAVPVANRIGSEGQGFLIAMKGLNGGRINIASCSLGAAHASVILTRDHLNVRKQFGEPLASNQYLQFKLADMATRLVASRLMIRNAAVALQEGREDAVALCSMAKLFATDECFAICNQALQMHGGYGYLKDYAVQQYVRDSRVHQILEGSNEVMRMIISRSLIQE is encoded by the exons ATGGCTCCAAATATGGCAGAGTGGGACCAGAAG GAACTGTTCCCAGTGGACGTGATGCGGAAAGGAGCCCAGCTAGGCTTTGGGGGGGTCTACGTTCGAACAGATGTGGGTGGGTCTGGACTGTCACGGCTTGATACCTCTGTCATTTTTGAAGCCTTGGCTACAGGCTGTACCAGCACCACAGCTTACATAAGCATCCACAA CATGTGTGTCTGGATGATTGACACGTTTGGAAATGAGGAGCAGAGGCACACATTCTGCCCCCGACTCTGCACCATGGAGAAGTTTGCTTCCTACTGCCTCACTGAGCCAG GAAGTGGAAGTGACGCTGCTTCCCTTTTGACCTCAGCTAAACGACAAGGAGATCATTACATCCTTAATGGCTCCAAG GCCTTCATTAGTGGTGGTGGTGAGTCGGACATCTACGTGGTCATGTGCCGCACCGGAGGACCAGGCCCCAAAGGCATCTCATGCATAGTTGTTGAGAAGGGAACCCCTGGCCTCAGCTTTGGCAAGAAGGAGAAAAAG GTCGGGTGGAACTCCCAGCCAACACGAGCCGTGATCTTTGAAGACTGTGCTGTACCTGTGGCCAACAGAATTGGGAGTGAGGGGCAAGGCTTCCTCATAGCCATGAAAGGACTGAACGGAGGGAGGATCAATATTG CCTCCTGCTCTCTGGGAGCTGCTCATGCTTCAGTCATCCTCACCCGAGACCACCTTAATGTTCGCAAGCAGTTTGGAGAACCTCTGGCCAGTAACCAG TACCTGCAGTTTAAACTGGCCGATATGGCAACCCGGCTGGTGGCCTCACGGCTCATGATCCGTAACGCAGCCGTGGCCCTACAGGAGGGGCGAGAGGATGCTGTGGCCCTGTGCTCCATGGCCAAGCTCTTTGCCACGGACGAATGCTTTGCT ATCTGCAACCAGGCTCTACAGATGCACGGAGGATATGGCTACCTGAAAGACTATGCTGTTCAACAGTATGTGCGGGACTCCAGAGTCCACCAAATCCTAGAAG gTAGCAATGAAGTGATGAGGATGATTATTTCTCGAAGCCTGATTCAAGAGTAG